The window AACGACTTCGGAACCATCCTGTCTCGGATCGACATTTTGCGCGCAGTCGCGCCAGGGCAGCGATACTCAACTGTGCCTTGGGTCAGCCCCGGCGGCGAAAGCCTGCTGCGATTGTCTGGGTGGCCAAAGGTCGAGCGCGTTCTCCAGTTGATCGACGCCGTGGAGTCACTTGGCATCGATCCTGCCGATGCAGCCCCTGACTATTGGCATCACGCCCACAACCGTCTTTCCGTCAACGAAACGCCACGACCTTATACGCGTGCGCGCCACCAGGCGTGGCTCCGCCGCTGGAGGATAGTATTCTGATGGGACGGCTAAGGATCATTCTTGCGATGTGTGGGGCCACAACGCTCGCGCTTTGGCCGGTCAACGACACCTCGCTATCGTACATCTGGAACGCTTCTGAAAGTGTGCCGATCGGCCTCTACCGTTTGCAAGAGACCGCTCGCTTGCACATCACTGAGCTCGTGGCCGTTCGGGCACCAGAGCCGCTTGCGAGCTTCCTCGACTTCAACGGCTATTTGCCGAGCGGTCTTCCGATGCTCAAGCGCGTGCTGGCGTTGCCCGGGCAAACCGTCTGCAGAACGGGACTCACAATCGTCGTCGGCAGCATCGAAATGGGCCAGGCCCGCGAGCGCGACCGCCGTGGCAGGCCATTGCCGGCCTGGCAGGGTTGCCGGGTCCTCGCCGAGGACGAGGTCTTTCTCATGAACTGGGAGTCGGCCGAGTCCTTTGACGGCAGATATTTCGGACCACTCCCGAGATCGGTCGTCATAGGGCAAGCGGTACCGGTGTGGACCAGGGAGGACTGACAAAATGGCGGCATTGCTGCAATGGCTTGCGGTTTCTCTAGTCGTCCGATCGCACCGTCATTCCTCCATCCCGGCCGAATTGTCGGCAATCGGCGCGCGTCGCAGCCGTCTCGCGCCGGCTCAGTGCTGGCCGGGAAGAGCCTTGTCCTCGACGGCTGTCCGCACGTTGCTATCTCGAGCCGCCGCTTGCTTTTTGGGAATTCTGCTGACGTTCGCAGCGCCATCGGCTGGCAGAGCAGAGGCTGAATCGCGCGCACAAGCTGCGCGCTCCCCAAACCTGCTGCCACGCGTTGCATACGCCGCGTTCGTGACCGAGGCCTCGCATCGGTTCGCGATCCCGGAGCGTTGGATCCGTGCTGTCATGCAGGCCGAAAGCGGCGGCAATGCGCACTCCATATCACCACGGGGAGCGATCGGGCTGATGCAAATCATGCCCGCGACCTGGGTCGACCTTAGCGTTCGTTACGATCTCGGTATCGATCCGTTTGATCCTCACGACAACATTATGGCTGGGGCAGCGTACCTTCGCGAGATGCTCGATCGTTTCGGATCGGAAGGGTTTCTCGCAGCCTACAATGCGGGACCAAAACGGTACGAGGAGCACCTGGCCACCGGTCGACCGCTTCCGGATGAAACACAAATCTATATCGCTAGACTCGCACCAGTGACCGGTATTGAGCAGCGCAACAGCGGTGGTTCGGCTGCCAGACGCTTCGCCGCGTGGCAGCAAGCGCCAGTCCTTGTTCAGCGGTCCGAGAGCTTATCCGCTGACGGCAACTCGGCATCTGGCGTCCGCACAATGAATTCGTCGAAAGCAGCGCCTAAGGCGGGTACGACTGCACTCGTACCTCGTGCGACGGGGCTGTTTGTGCGGCGATCAGACGAGGTGCGGTCCCGATGATCGCAATCGCATTTCCTCGCATGATGTCGAAGCTAGTCGCAACGTTGAGAGTGGTCGGCAGAGAGCCGGGAGTGAGCGACCGGGGAGGGCAGGATAAAAGCCGCAAGGTGCGGCCGGTCGGTTGTGCGAGAAAGTGTATTGATTTCAATGATCGAGTAAACATTACGGGGACTCAGAGCAAGGTTCATCTTTCCCCAAGGCGCTGTTCTTACACGGCATTCGGTACCTTGCGGCAGCCGGAATGACGCGTGACGATGATCTTCGGATCCGTCCCGGCCGTATCCGTTCCACGCGCGCGCCCCGGACAAAGCCCTTTTTGGCGCAGGCACTCACAGCCGCTCGGAAGGCCGGCGGCCTCTCGCGCGGCAAGCATGGCCATGGCCGTAAATTTGGACGCGGCCGCGCCGCGAGCATCGCTGCGGCGCGGCTTCTCAACGCCCGCGCCCGGGGCGCAATGGTCAAGGCGCGGGTGGTGCGGCGGACGCGTTCGCCGGGCGCGTTGCGCGCCCATATCGGTTACCTGCGGCGCGATGGGGTAACGCGCGACGGCGCTCCGGGCAAACTATTCGACGCTGCGGGGGACGATGCGGACGGTCGCGCCTTCGTCGCGCGTTGCGAGGGTGACCGCCATCATTTCAGGTTCATCGTCTCGCCTGATGATGCTGGTGAACTTGCCAGCCTGCGTAGCTTCACTCGGGAGCTGATGGACCAGGCCTCGCGCGACCTTGGCACACGGCTTGACTGGGTCGCGGTCGACCATTGGAATACCGAGCATCCGCACATTCACATCCTCGTGCGGGGCCGTACGGATGACGGTGCCGACCTGGTCATCAGTCGCGATTATATCGCTATGGGCCTACGCGCCCGCGCCAGCGACCTTGTCACACGCGAACTTGGCCCTCGCTCGGAGCTCGAGATACGCCAGAGCCTTGAGGCGGACATGACAGCCGAACGCTGGACCAGGCTCGACCGGGCGCTTGCCCGGGAAGCGGGGACGGCGAACGGCGCCATCGATTTGAGGTTGGAGCGGGATGCCGGCCGCGATCCATTCCGGGAAATTCGGATCGGTCGGATGCGGACGCTTGAGCGGCTCGGCTTGGCGGAACCTGCGGGGCCCGCGGTCTGGGTCCTCGCCGCCGATGCGGAGGCGCGGTTGCGCGCGCTTGGCGAGCGCGGTGACATTATCAAACGGCTGCACAAAAGTCTGACGCGGGACGGCGCCAACCGCCCTCCTGGATCCTGGGCACTGGAGGGCGAAATTCATGGCGAGCCGATCGTTGGCCGTCTCATCGCGCGCGGGCTTGATGACGAGCTCAAGGGCACAGCTTTTGCCGTTGTCGATGGGATTGACGGGCGCGTGCATCACGTGAAGCTTCCTGACCTCGAGGCGGCTGGCGATGGGCCGATTGGTGGGATTGTGGAACTGCGCCGGTTTGCGGACGCCCGTGGCCGAACACGGACTGCACTCGCGGTTCGCTCGGAACTCGTTCTGGAGCAACAGGTCGCGGCGGACGGAGCCACGTGGCTGGACCGGCAGCTCGTCGCGCGAGATTCTGTCGAGCTCTCCCGCAATGCGTTTGGCGCCGAAGTTCGTGCGGCACTCGAACAGCGCATCGATGTTTTGGCCGACCAAGGGCTCGCCCAGCGCCATGGCAACAAGGTCCGGCTAAGCCGCAATCTGATCGACACCCTCCGGAATCGCGAACTCGACATCCTCGCACGACGCCTTATGGAGGAAACGGGCCTTCCGCACTTGCCATCTGATGCAGGTGAGCAGATTTCGGGGATTTATCGTCGGCGCCTGTCACTGGCCTCGGGGCGCTTCGCGATGATCGACAACGGCCTCGGCTTTCAGCTTGTGCCCTGGTCGCCTTCGCTCGAGCGCGAATTGGGCAAACAGGTCAGCGGCATCGCCGGTCTAGGCAGCGTCGACTGGGACTTCGGGCGCAAGCGCGGCCTATCGCTCTGACCTGAGGTCCTGGCGCTGCACTGCGCCCAATTGCAGGGCCGGCGAGACTTGGTTGCCCCCGCGTGGACTGGTCAAGACGGAAAAATGCGAGAGGAGCGACGGTGAGCAGCGAATGGCAAATGGAGGATCCACCGTTCTGTGCGCATCTCTTGTCGCCGCTGGGTTCCCTCGACCTTGGTGGCGCTCGATCGTCGGCTGGACACAGCCGCGTGGAAAAATGCGCCGTTCACGGTGAGCTTGCTGAGGCTCGTCAGCCTCTCACGGCAAAAATCGGCTAGCAGGACCTTAGAATCTAAACGGCCCTCCCGTGCGCGGAACCGGCAAGGGACCTTCGATCTTGAAGTGATCGGAAGGTGTCTGGCTGTGGCTTGATCGCGGTGACGATACCTCCGTGCGTGCTGGTCTCGGATGCCGATGCTCAGATGTTCTGCAGAAGATTCCGCCGCTTCGCTCGCGCTTTTCCGTGCGCCAGAGTCCAGTTTGCTGGACCCCGGTTATGCAGGTGTCATCGAGCGGGCGAATAGCGATTCTATCTGCTCGACTGTGGAGGCATTCGCGCGGGGTCATCCGCGTATGCAGGCCGGCGACAATCGGACAACTCCGGGCCGGCAAGCCAGCTTGAGGAGTTGATAGCCGAACTGCAACCGATTCGCGCAATGATGATTTGGCGAACGCTAGTCGCCTGTCCCACTCTCCAGAGGGACCGCAACAGCTGATATGCAACTTCCAAACATCTAGCGGGCCAAACAATAGGGGCCAATAGGTGACTGGCTGGAGGAGGACCTCGCTCGATACCGATCTGCGGGAGTATCTCGATGACCGTCGGCCCGGCAGTGTCGTCCCGTCGGGTAAGCGCTCCTGCCGGGACGCTCGCCGCGTGAACCTTATGCTCCAACTCCGCGAACCCCGCCTCCGATCGATTTAGTCCGCGAACGTCCGCCTCATCAACAAGGAGTTGTGGCACGCCGCACGATCTCTGGATCGCGCGCGCTTGACGGAGAGCTTTAGGGGAAGACGTGAGCTAGCCTTCGCAGGAATCTATAACCCGGAGCGTCGCTTCGCGAAAGCCGGCCGGTTCGCCTCGAGCGGCAGCACGGTACGAGTTGATTCTGTCATTATCCAAGCGCCGATCACGCGAAGCTGGTTGGGACGGTTCGCTGAGGAAGCCTGCTCTAGGCCGAGCGAACTTTTTCGGCCCAAACGCCGCTTCCCGATCTGACCCGCCGATCCCTTCGCTAGGGTGCGCGCGACTACGAGAAGCGTAAGCCCCTGATTGTCGCCAACAGGTCAATGGTGTCGATATCCGCAAGCCATGACTGCGACAAAAATCATTTGGCATCAGGTCATCCTGGTTTGCCTGATCGCGTTCACCTTCATGTGGGCAGCGACCCAATGGACCGCCCATCAGCTTGCGTACCAGCCGCAGCTTGGACCGGCCTGGTTCATGTTAGGGGCTTGGCCCATCTACCAGCCGTTTGCCTTCTTCATCTGGTGGTTCGAATTCGACGCTTACGCCCCCACGATATTCCTCCAGGGGGGCGCCATCGCCGGAAGTGGTGGGATCGCGGCAGTCGCCGCAGCAATGGTGCTTTCGGTCTTGCGCGCGCATGAGGCTCGCGATGTCACGACTTACGGATCAGCGCGTTGGGCCGATACGCGCGAGGTCAAACGGGCGGGGCTGCTAGGCGGCGATGGCCTCGTGCTCGGGCGTTTCGATGGTCGATATCTTCGCCATGATGGGCCTGAGCACGTGCTCTGCTTTGCGCCTACCCGTTCGGGCAAGGGGGTCGGCCTGGTTGTTCCAACTCTTTTGACTTGGCCGCGCTCGGTGATCGTCCACGATATCAAGGGCGAAAATTTCCAGTTGACCTCGGGATGGCGCGCGCGCCTTGGAGATGTACTCTTGTTCGACCCGACAAACGCGGCAAGCGCGGCTTACAATCCCCTTCTTGAGATTCGGTGTGGTGATTGCGAAGTCCGAGACGCCCAAAACGTGGCGGATATCCTGGTCGATCCCGAAGGAGCGCTCGAGCGCCGCAATCATTGGGAAAAAACCAGCCATTCTCTGCTCGTCGGCGCTATCCTGCATGTCCTCTACGCTGAAGCTGACAAGACACTTGCCGGCGTTGCCAGATTCCTGTCGGACCCGTGCCGCCCGATCGAGACCACGCTGAATGCCATGCTTGCGACCCCTCATCTTGGCGATCGCGTTCATCCCGTCGTCGCTTCAGCTGCGCGAGAGTTGCTCAACAAGAGCGAGAACGAGCGGTCGGGCGTGCTGTCGACCACAATGAGTTTCCTGGGCCTTTATCGCGATCCGGTCGTCGCCAAGGTCACCGCGCGGAGCGACTGGCGGATTCGCGATCTCGTCGACCGACCGCAGCCCGTTTCACTCTATCTCGTCGTACCGCCATCCGACATCGTCCGCACAAAACCGCTGATGCGGCTCATCCTCAATCAGATCGGACGGCGCCTGACCGAGAGCCTTGATCCCGATCATCACCGCCAAAAGCTCCTCCTGATGCTCGACGAGTTTGCAGCCCTTGGCCGGCTCGACTTCTTCGAGAGCCAGCTTGCCTTCATGGCGGGCTATGGCATTCGGAGTTTCCTGATCACTCAGAGCTTGAATCAATTAGAACGCGCCTATGGGCCGAACCACGCGATCCTCGACAATTGCCACATCCGGATCGCCTTCTCCACGAATGACGAGCGCACCGCTAAGCGCGTCTCGGACGCGCTGGGGACCGCGACCGAACTGCGCGCCATGAAAAACTATGCCGGGCACCGCTTAAGCCCCTGGCTTGGACACTTGATGGTGAGCCGCCAAGAGACGTCCCGTCCGCTCCTGACGCCCGGCGAAGTCATGCAGCTCTCATCGAAGGAGGCGATTGTGATGGTGTCGGGCCTCCATCCCCTGCGGGCCACTAAGGTTCGCTACTATGAGGACCCGCAATTTCAGAAGCGAATCTTTAAGCCCGCTAACACAGGGACGATTCTCTTGTCTACGCGCCAGGATGAGGACTGGTTAGGGCACACGACCGCTGCACCCTCGATCGAATTGGTTGCGCCTCGGCAGCGAAAGCGTAGCGACCCGAACGGGGGGCTGCGGCGCGAGCCAGAATTGCCGCAGCACGAGGAGATCGAAATCAAGGCGCCGCTCGCGGAACATGAGTTCGATACTGGTCCCGATGAGCCGGACGCAGATGCGGTCCAGGCACAAGCCCTAAGCCGCGCAATGCAGGGAGTAGCGCGCGCGACCAGCCTCGATTCTGACGATGGCATGGATCTGTGAGCGAGCCGAAATTGGTGAAAAAGATTCAGCTCAGCATCTACCTTGATCCGCAGACATTCAGAACGCTTGATGTCTTCGCAGAGCGTCGCGGCCAGCCCAAGTCGCTGGTCGCAGAGGCCGCGATCGCGTCATTTCTCTCGCCCGACGATTCCGACCGACGCGAGGCGGTTGTTGCCAAGCGGCTGGATCGGATCGCGCGGCTGCTCGAACGTCTCGAACGCAATGACACCATCATGCTGGAGACGCTCGCCCTGTTCATCCGCTTCTGGTTGACGTCGGTGCCAGCGTTACCAGAACAGTCTAGTCCAGCCGCCCGAGCCAAAGGCGCCGAACGCTACGATCGGTTCATTGAAGCACTTGGCCGAAGGCTTTCTAGCGGATCAACCGTTCTGAAAGAGGTGAGCTTCGATTTGAACGCCGGAACTCCAGAGTGATTCGATG of the Bradyrhizobium sp. WSM1417 genome contains:
- a CDS encoding CopG family transcriptional regulator encodes the protein MKKIQLSIYLDPQTFRTLDVFAERRGQPKSLVAEAAIASFLSPDDSDRREAVVAKRLDRIARLLERLERNDTIMLETLALFIRFWLTSVPALPEQSSPAARAKGAERYDRFIEALGRRLSSGSTVLKEVSFDLNAGTPE
- a CDS encoding lytic transglycosylase domain-containing protein, which gives rise to MAALLQWLAVSLVVRSHRHSSIPAELSAIGARRSRLAPAQCWPGRALSSTAVRTLLSRAAACFLGILLTFAAPSAGRAEAESRAQAARSPNLLPRVAYAAFVTEASHRFAIPERWIRAVMQAESGGNAHSISPRGAIGLMQIMPATWVDLSVRYDLGIDPFDPHDNIMAGAAYLREMLDRFGSEGFLAAYNAGPKRYEEHLATGRPLPDETQIYIARLAPVTGIEQRNSGGSAARRFAAWQQAPVLVQRSESLSADGNSASGVRTMNSSKAAPKAGTTALVPRATGLFVRRSDEVRSR
- a CDS encoding DUF2840 domain-containing protein → MSEVTTVELFWLEKRIENRIRFGKPASERIVDHHRRILSFLPGSIFALVRWTSNDFGTILSRIDILRAVAPGQRYSTVPWVSPGGESLLRLSGWPKVERVLQLIDAVESLGIDPADAAPDYWHHAHNRLSVNETPRPYTRARHQAWLRRWRIVF
- a CDS encoding conjugal transfer protein TraG — encoded protein: MTATKIIWHQVILVCLIAFTFMWAATQWTAHQLAYQPQLGPAWFMLGAWPIYQPFAFFIWWFEFDAYAPTIFLQGGAIAGSGGIAAVAAAMVLSVLRAHEARDVTTYGSARWADTREVKRAGLLGGDGLVLGRFDGRYLRHDGPEHVLCFAPTRSGKGVGLVVPTLLTWPRSVIVHDIKGENFQLTSGWRARLGDVLLFDPTNAASAAYNPLLEIRCGDCEVRDAQNVADILVDPEGALERRNHWEKTSHSLLVGAILHVLYAEADKTLAGVARFLSDPCRPIETTLNAMLATPHLGDRVHPVVASAARELLNKSENERSGVLSTTMSFLGLYRDPVVAKVTARSDWRIRDLVDRPQPVSLYLVVPPSDIVRTKPLMRLILNQIGRRLTESLDPDHHRQKLLLMLDEFAALGRLDFFESQLAFMAGYGIRSFLITQSLNQLERAYGPNHAILDNCHIRIAFSTNDERTAKRVSDALGTATELRAMKNYAGHRLSPWLGHLMVSRQETSRPLLTPGEVMQLSSKEAIVMVSGLHPLRATKVRYYEDPQFQKRIFKPANTGTILLSTRQDEDWLGHTTAAPSIELVAPRQRKRSDPNGGLRREPELPQHEEIEIKAPLAEHEFDTGPDEPDADAVQAQALSRAMQGVARATSLDSDDGMDL
- a CDS encoding DUF3363 domain-containing protein, encoding MTRDDDLRIRPGRIRSTRAPRTKPFLAQALTAARKAGGLSRGKHGHGRKFGRGRAASIAAARLLNARARGAMVKARVVRRTRSPGALRAHIGYLRRDGVTRDGAPGKLFDAAGDDADGRAFVARCEGDRHHFRFIVSPDDAGELASLRSFTRELMDQASRDLGTRLDWVAVDHWNTEHPHIHILVRGRTDDGADLVISRDYIAMGLRARASDLVTRELGPRSELEIRQSLEADMTAERWTRLDRALAREAGTANGAIDLRLERDAGRDPFREIRIGRMRTLERLGLAEPAGPAVWVLAADAEARLRALGERGDIIKRLHKSLTRDGANRPPGSWALEGEIHGEPIVGRLIARGLDDELKGTAFAVVDGIDGRVHHVKLPDLEAAGDGPIGGIVELRRFADARGRTRTALAVRSELVLEQQVAADGATWLDRQLVARDSVELSRNAFGAEVRAALEQRIDVLADQGLAQRHGNKVRLSRNLIDTLRNRELDILARRLMEETGLPHLPSDAGEQISGIYRRRLSLASGRFAMIDNGLGFQLVPWSPSLERELGKQVSGIAGLGSVDWDFGRKRGLSL
- a CDS encoding S26 family signal peptidase, with protein sequence MGRLRIILAMCGATTLALWPVNDTSLSYIWNASESVPIGLYRLQETARLHITELVAVRAPEPLASFLDFNGYLPSGLPMLKRVLALPGQTVCRTGLTIVVGSIEMGQARERDRRGRPLPAWQGCRVLAEDEVFLMNWESAESFDGRYFGPLPRSVVIGQAVPVWTRED